A region of Cardinium endosymbiont of Sogatella furcifera DNA encodes the following proteins:
- a CDS encoding metal ABC transporter permease, protein MSAIQDFFSFSDPNVRNVLLGTILLSTSSAMIGAFALLKRKTLISDSIAHAVLPGSCLAFFLTGEKNSIWLIISAFITGWLASIAIDQITAHSKIKQDAAIAIVASVAFGFGSFLLSILQHSGQASQGGLKSFLLGSAATLLRADVVLLLWLGLLIILVLCLFFKEFMVIAFDRLFAQSIGIPVKKMDFLFTSLMVLSIVIGIRAVGVVLMSAMLITPATTARFWTAKISYIMLFATLIALFASLTGAFISYMVPAMPTGPWIVLIMSLIAYGSFLVSWCCRILKKNGS, encoded by the coding sequence ATGAGTGCTATTCAAGATTTTTTTTCCTTCTCTGATCCCAATGTACGCAACGTACTATTAGGCACCATCCTGCTGAGTACCAGTAGTGCTATGATTGGTGCATTTGCCCTGCTCAAAAGAAAGACTTTAATCAGCGATTCCATTGCACATGCCGTACTACCTGGTAGCTGTTTGGCTTTCTTCCTAACTGGAGAAAAAAACTCTATTTGGCTTATTATAAGTGCTTTTATTACAGGTTGGCTGGCCTCTATAGCCATTGATCAAATCACAGCCCATTCCAAAATAAAGCAAGATGCAGCCATTGCTATCGTTGCTTCCGTAGCGTTTGGCTTTGGTAGTTTTTTGCTATCTATATTGCAACATAGTGGTCAAGCGAGCCAAGGGGGCTTAAAATCGTTTTTATTAGGTAGTGCGGCTACCCTACTACGAGCAGATGTGGTACTGCTACTCTGGTTGGGCTTGCTCATCATTTTAGTTTTATGCTTGTTTTTCAAAGAATTTATGGTTATTGCTTTTGATCGTCTTTTTGCGCAATCGATCGGTATTCCTGTTAAAAAAATGGATTTTTTGTTTACCAGTTTAATGGTGCTTTCCATTGTCATTGGCATTAGGGCGGTAGGTGTCGTATTGATGAGTGCCATGCTGATTACGCCAGCCACTACGGCACGATTCTGGACGGCTAAAATTTCCTATATCATGCTATTTGCTACATTGATTGCACTATTTGCTTCTTTAACAGGGGCGTTCATTTCTTATATGGTTCCTGCTATGCCTACTGGGCCTTGGATTGTACTGATTATGTCACTTATCGCTTATGGTTCTTTTCTTGTTTCTTGGTGTTGCCGCATACTCAAAAAAAATGGATCATAG
- a CDS encoding BPL-N domain-containing protein — translation MIKIYNDIGVSKTSVQHCLYSLKLHIPPNYRVGYISASEIIEGNGLEGVRLLILPGGRDLYYMQSLQHQGNKRIQDYLSGGGNFLGICAGSYYSGSYLVFAPGTPIEVIGSRALGLFQGVVKGPVLAPYYYGSYKGASAARVLITTDAQASYVYYNGGGYFVDADKVDHTTVLARYQHGEAAIIQCKYGLGRAILSGVHIEYDPYMMQAPSLQSIQKTLKKYNRQRIKLLKDLLALVSIQ, via the coding sequence GTGATTAAAATATATAACGACATAGGCGTTTCTAAAACAAGTGTGCAACACTGTTTATATAGCTTAAAGTTGCATATACCCCCCAATTATAGAGTAGGTTATATTTCTGCTTCAGAAATCATAGAAGGGAATGGGCTGGAAGGGGTACGTTTACTCATTTTACCAGGAGGCAGAGATCTCTATTATATGCAAAGCTTACAGCATCAAGGAAATAAACGGATACAAGATTATCTATCAGGTGGTGGAAACTTTTTAGGCATCTGCGCAGGTAGTTATTACAGTGGGAGCTACCTCGTGTTTGCACCAGGAACACCTATTGAGGTTATAGGTTCTAGAGCACTGGGTTTATTTCAAGGCGTAGTCAAAGGCCCTGTATTAGCACCTTATTATTATGGATCCTATAAAGGTGCATCTGCTGCACGTGTGCTCATAACTACAGATGCGCAAGCATCTTATGTTTATTATAATGGTGGAGGCTATTTTGTTGATGCAGACAAAGTGGACCATACAACTGTACTAGCCCGTTATCAACATGGAGAAGCAGCCATAATACAGTGTAAGTATGGCCTTGGGCGTGCCATTTTAAGTGGTGTCCATATAGAATATGATCCTTACATGATGCAAGCGCCATCGCTTCAGTCTATTCAAAAGACTTTAAAAAAGTATAACAGACAAAGAATTAAGTTATTGAAGGATCTATTAGCCCTAGTATCCATTCAGTAA
- a CDS encoding M28 family peptidase codes for MRNSKVCRPYLSFATLCMGCMGIILKFVPLAHGACINPPVQTGTTISRMSDAALKKNLQRHIAYLSETIGPRNIENQVCYQKLCQAARYIDHAFKEIGYQPNITTYRATYNHQKFDVQNIEVVIPGNTSIPNGMDTKNSTPCIVIGAHYDTVYGTPGADDNGSGIALLIEIARHMYELCTQLEDKTKIKCTIKLVAFPNEEAPYSLDVQTGKPFGSNMGSVQYAKQAKEKGEVIIGMVSLESISYFSNKPGSQIYPWYLKWLKYFYGEQGNFLIMLGDLQSRAFQKKWIACYNQVRSEPFPMHPIVLPGWMPNVYRSDHGSFALEGFPACMITDTANLRNPNYHQATDTIATIDFNHFTQAAQNVIETVVHLALDDPST; via the coding sequence ATGCGTAACAGTAAGGTGTGTAGGCCCTATTTAAGTTTTGCTACCCTATGCATGGGCTGTATGGGCATTATTTTGAAGTTTGTACCCCTTGCGCATGGCGCATGTATAAATCCACCTGTACAAACAGGTACAACCATCTCGAGGATGTCAGACGCAGCACTAAAGAAGAACTTACAGCGGCATATAGCTTATTTATCAGAAACTATTGGTCCAAGAAACATAGAGAACCAAGTATGTTACCAAAAACTGTGTCAAGCCGCTCGATATATTGATCATGCCTTTAAAGAGATCGGGTACCAACCTAATATAACTACGTATCGTGCAACCTATAACCATCAAAAATTTGATGTGCAAAATATAGAAGTAGTTATTCCAGGTAATACAAGCATACCCAATGGTATGGATACAAAAAACAGTACACCATGTATTGTAATCGGGGCACACTATGACACGGTTTACGGAACACCAGGAGCAGATGACAATGGCTCTGGTATTGCCCTTTTAATAGAAATCGCAAGGCATATGTATGAGCTATGCACGCAATTAGAGGATAAAACAAAAATTAAGTGTACGATAAAATTAGTCGCTTTCCCTAATGAAGAGGCACCTTATAGTTTAGATGTGCAGACGGGCAAACCCTTTGGTAGCAATATGGGCAGTGTGCAATATGCCAAGCAAGCAAAAGAAAAAGGGGAGGTCATTATAGGGATGGTATCCCTTGAAAGCATCAGTTATTTCTCTAACAAGCCTGGCAGCCAAATCTATCCTTGGTATCTGAAATGGTTAAAATATTTTTATGGAGAGCAAGGGAACTTTCTTATCATGTTAGGTGATTTACAGTCCAGGGCATTTCAAAAGAAATGGATAGCCTGTTATAATCAAGTAAGGTCTGAACCATTTCCTATGCACCCTATCGTGCTCCCTGGATGGATGCCGAATGTTTACCGATCTGATCATGGTTCGTTTGCTTTAGAAGGATTTCCTGCTTGTATGATTACAGATACAGCTAATTTGAGAAATCCCAATTATCATCAAGCAACTGATACCATAGCAACTATAGACTTTAATCATTTCACGCAAGCAGCCCAAAATGTGATAGAAACTGTAGTGCATCTTGCCTTAGATGATCCGTCTACATAG
- the uppS gene encoding polyprenyl diphosphate synthase, with product MRNLFAVMTDKKNPFSLIVVNLCSKVFIVCALLFTLLPGYTSSNQYDASPSPSLQKKPRHVAIIMDGNGRWGKKAIGDRSYGHKNAKKAVNEVITGCLEQGISYLTLYAFSTENWSRPAQEIDTIFRVITEGIAENIHLFSKYNIKFRVVGETKGIPDFCWEKLNEAITLTKDNTKLHLTVAINYGGQAEVVAASEAIVKDALHKIVHEFLNKGFDSNSRFEHFIKFAHDYHIKITPTIYKEYLNTRQLPDIDLLIRTGGQKRISNFLPWQSAYSELYFTDLYWPAFKKEDLMEALTFFQKQQRNFGGVV from the coding sequence ATGCGTAACCTGTTTGCTGTAATGACAGATAAAAAAAATCCATTTTCCCTTATTGTAGTGAATCTATGTAGCAAAGTATTTATAGTCTGTGCCCTGCTATTTACCCTACTACCTGGATATACTTCTTCAAATCAGTATGATGCCAGCCCTTCACCTAGCTTACAAAAAAAACCAAGGCATGTTGCCATTATTATGGATGGTAATGGCCGATGGGGGAAAAAAGCCATAGGGGATAGATCATATGGACATAAAAATGCAAAAAAAGCGGTCAATGAGGTGATAACTGGATGTTTGGAGCAAGGCATTTCCTATTTAACCCTGTATGCTTTTTCTACTGAAAATTGGAGTCGCCCCGCGCAAGAAATAGATACCATTTTTAGAGTGATTACGGAAGGTATTGCTGAGAATATCCATCTATTTTCTAAATATAATATTAAATTTCGTGTGGTAGGGGAGACAAAGGGGATACCTGATTTTTGCTGGGAAAAATTAAACGAGGCCATAACGCTTACCAAGGATAATACTAAATTACACTTAACTGTTGCCATCAATTATGGCGGCCAGGCGGAAGTAGTAGCTGCCTCTGAGGCGATCGTTAAGGATGCTTTGCATAAAATAGTGCATGAATTTCTCAATAAGGGCTTTGATAGCAATTCCCGTTTTGAGCATTTTATAAAATTTGCACATGATTATCATATTAAAATTACACCAACTATATATAAAGAATATTTAAACACAAGGCAGTTGCCTGATATTGATTTGTTGATACGTACAGGTGGTCAAAAACGCATAAGTAATTTTTTGCCCTGGCAATCTGCTTATTCAGAATTGTATTTTACAGATTTATATTGGCCAGCTTTCAAGAAAGAGGACTTGATGGAAGCCTTAACTTTTTTTCAAAAACAACAACGAAACTTCGGTGGCGTTGTGTAG
- the tmk gene encoding dTMP kinase, producing the protein MENLITRRQRSPFVLVVEGVDLAGKTTLAYQIQAALNQFYRVKLLHDPKGNKNTEVIWQTILTLKSEGAHPITEFLLFVAARHELIHQEAWVDDVDVLIFDRFIFSTIAYQLTDTPQYWAPFLTMHRTFSGLMPDLCIYCDIGFDRFQLRNQTRNKQDAFDQMPQERFEAIKQAYQQALQLDLCPYLQINPQDEAAECIKSITAHIAAQRTHL; encoded by the coding sequence ATGGAAAATTTGATTACCCGTAGGCAACGTAGCCCATTCGTTTTGGTTGTTGAAGGGGTAGACCTTGCTGGGAAAACGACTTTGGCGTACCAGATTCAAGCTGCGTTAAACCAATTTTATCGTGTAAAATTGTTGCATGATCCTAAAGGGAATAAAAATACAGAAGTAATTTGGCAAACCATCTTAACCCTTAAAAGTGAAGGTGCCCACCCTATTACTGAATTTTTACTCTTTGTAGCAGCACGACATGAATTGATTCATCAAGAAGCATGGGTAGATGATGTAGATGTGCTCATCTTTGATCGATTTATTTTTTCTACCATAGCCTATCAACTCACAGATACACCCCAATATTGGGCACCTTTTTTAACCATGCATCGTACCTTTTCTGGCTTAATGCCAGATCTATGCATATACTGTGATATCGGTTTCGATCGCTTCCAATTGCGCAACCAGACCAGAAACAAACAGGACGCATTTGATCAAATGCCTCAAGAGCGCTTTGAAGCCATTAAACAGGCATACCAACAAGCGCTCCAACTGGATCTATGTCCCTATCTGCAAATCAATCCACAAGATGAGGCTGCTGAATGCATTAAAAGCATTACCGCACACATTGCCGCCCAACGGACACACCTTTGA
- the pheS gene encoding phenylalanine--tRNA ligase subunit alpha, with translation MMDCIAQLREKIDSWTIQDKHSLESFRRDFISKKGAIARLFEAFKQLSIAEKKAMGPALNSLKNEAEKKFKSAASLLESKPSTAQPIGDVTLPSFGPAIGSLHPLTIVQNKIISIFQRMGFNLAEGPEIVDDWHNFSALNFPDNHPARDMQDTFFVQRNPDQLLRTHTTSVQISTCTAQRPPIRSIAVGRVFRNEAISARSHCFFHQVDGMYIHTDVAFSDLKGTIYHFVETLFGPATKLRFRASYFPFTEPSAEVDINCRLCTGKGCTVCKHSGWVEILGAGMIDPHVLTNCHIDPEAYSGFAFGMGIERIAMLLYQIDDLRLFSENHLAFLRQFVAC, from the coding sequence ATGATGGATTGCATTGCCCAGTTACGGGAAAAAATTGACAGTTGGACCATTCAAGATAAACACTCATTAGAAAGCTTTCGGCGCGATTTTATCAGTAAAAAGGGAGCTATTGCGCGTCTATTTGAGGCGTTCAAGCAGCTTTCTATTGCAGAAAAAAAAGCAATGGGTCCAGCGCTAAACAGTTTAAAAAATGAAGCAGAAAAGAAGTTTAAAAGTGCAGCAAGCCTATTAGAATCAAAGCCCTCTACAGCGCAACCCATAGGCGATGTAACCCTCCCTTCTTTTGGCCCGGCTATAGGTAGCCTCCATCCCTTGACTATTGTTCAAAACAAGATTATTTCTATATTTCAGCGCATGGGTTTTAATCTTGCAGAAGGGCCAGAAATTGTAGATGACTGGCATAACTTTAGCGCATTGAACTTTCCTGACAATCATCCTGCACGTGATATGCAGGATACATTCTTTGTGCAGCGTAATCCAGATCAGTTGTTGCGCACACATACTACTTCTGTACAAATTTCAACCTGCACGGCCCAAAGACCTCCCATTCGATCTATTGCTGTGGGACGTGTCTTTAGAAATGAGGCAATCTCTGCACGGTCGCATTGCTTTTTTCACCAAGTGGATGGGATGTATATTCACACAGATGTGGCCTTCAGTGATTTAAAAGGTACCATCTATCATTTTGTGGAGACCCTATTTGGTCCAGCAACCAAACTGCGTTTCAGGGCTTCTTATTTCCCTTTTACAGAGCCCAGTGCAGAGGTAGATATAAACTGTAGGCTATGTACAGGCAAAGGATGTACGGTTTGCAAGCACTCAGGTTGGGTAGAGATATTGGGCGCAGGCATGATTGACCCTCATGTCTTAACCAATTGCCACATTGACCCTGAGGCATACAGTGGTTTTGCTTTTGGCATGGGTATAGAGCGCATAGCCATGCTGCTCTATCAAATTGATGACCTACGGCTGTTTTCTGAAAATCACCTTGCTTTTTTACGTCAATTTGTAGCCTGTTAG
- the ruvC gene encoding crossover junction endodeoxyribonuclease RuvC, producing the protein MNQTNPMRGRIILGLDPGSVIMGFGIIQEAETGNAVKLIEHGVLQLKKYKGHMLRMRHIYLHMIALLQKHAPDEVAIESIFYGTNVQSMLKLGRAQGVAIAAALACEIPVTEYAPRKVKQAVTGNGNASKEQVATMVGHLLHIATPFTFLDDSDALAIALCHSKQRPSTTAKPRHWAQWVAAHPNRKISSSSV; encoded by the coding sequence TTGAACCAAACCAACCCTATGCGTGGAAGAATTATTCTAGGATTAGATCCTGGTAGTGTGATTATGGGCTTCGGTATTATTCAAGAAGCGGAAACAGGCAATGCGGTAAAATTAATAGAACATGGTGTTTTACAATTAAAAAAATACAAAGGACATATGTTACGGATGCGCCATATCTATTTACATATGATTGCATTGCTGCAAAAACATGCACCAGATGAGGTCGCCATTGAATCCATTTTCTATGGCACCAATGTACAATCCATGCTTAAGTTAGGTAGGGCACAGGGTGTAGCGATTGCAGCAGCCTTGGCTTGTGAAATACCTGTAACAGAATATGCGCCACGTAAGGTCAAACAAGCGGTTACGGGAAATGGAAATGCTTCAAAGGAACAAGTTGCTACTATGGTTGGCCATCTGCTTCATATAGCGACTCCGTTTACTTTTTTAGATGATTCAGATGCACTAGCCATAGCTTTGTGCCATAGTAAACAACGTCCATCTACTACTGCCAAGCCCCGCCATTGGGCGCAATGGGTGGCAGCGCACCCTAACAGAAAGATATCCTCATCATCTGTATGA
- a CDS encoding type I restriction enzyme HsdR N-terminal domain-containing protein encodes MLPLTLPSFGYKTKQVLDKTYILDLVRKRYVLLTPEEWVRQHMLHYLIHHCGYPKGLCCLEKRIYGGKRYYRPDIICCDRLGTAKMVVECKAPYITLTNATLGQMMQYNRQLAVAHLVVTNGISHFCWQWEATLRQFQAISYIPTYQA; translated from the coding sequence ATGCTACCACTTACTTTGCCTTCCTTTGGTTATAAAACCAAGCAAGTATTAGATAAAACCTATATTTTAGATCTGGTACGTAAAAGATATGTATTGCTCACACCAGAAGAATGGGTACGGCAACATATGCTGCATTACTTGATTCATCACTGTGGGTATCCTAAGGGGTTATGCTGTTTGGAAAAAAGAATATATGGGGGAAAAAGGTATTATAGGCCTGATATTATATGCTGCGATAGATTGGGTACCGCTAAAATGGTGGTAGAATGCAAAGCCCCCTACATCACCCTGACCAACGCAACCTTAGGGCAAATGATGCAATACAACCGACAGCTTGCTGTAGCGCACTTAGTAGTCACCAATGGGATCAGCCATTTTTGTTGGCAGTGGGAAGCAACCTTAAGGCAATTTCAAGCGATAAGCTATATTCCAACCTATCAAGCATGA
- a CDS encoding DNA topoisomerase IV subunit B produces MAIPHYTEANIRSLAWQEHLRLRPGMYIGKLGDGSLPDDGIYILLKEVIDNSVDEFVMGYGKKIEIKISGDQHVSVRDFGRGIPLGKLVDCVAKINTGGKYDSQAFQKSVGLNGVGIKAVNALSAYCKVQSFRDGCTKSATFSAGVLLEESEILATHEPNGTHIIFKPDGAIFKQFSFVPQFIEEQIAHYTFLNTGLIIHLNGKKYHSRGGLLDLLQAKTAPETYAYPIIHLKKQDIELALTHHHTLSNEVYYTFVNGQFTPQGGAHLNALKEAIVKTIREFYKKEFDASDIRSGLIAALSIKVQEPIFESQTKTKLGSQQMGPEGPTIRSFIITFIKSELDNYLHKNPSIAEIVQRRIFQSERERKETAGIKKLVHEKTKKANLHNKKLRDCHIHFNSKHPNRLDSTIFITEGNSASGSITKSRNVDTQAVFSLRGKPLNCFGQSKKLVYENEEFNLLQHALNIANGPDGLRYNQIVIATDADVDGMHIRLLILTYFLQFFPELVYSGHLYILETPLFRVRNRKTTHYCYTEAEKELAIQSLGAQPEITRFKGLGEISPDEFAHFIGVAIRLVPVTPAAHAGLGDLLSFYMGKNTPERRNFIMNNLRIEGDPTTASI; encoded by the coding sequence ATGGCCATTCCTCATTATACAGAAGCAAATATCCGCTCCCTAGCCTGGCAAGAGCATCTCCGGTTGCGCCCTGGTATGTATATTGGTAAATTGGGTGATGGCAGTCTACCAGATGACGGTATCTACATACTCCTCAAGGAGGTTATAGATAATAGTGTAGATGAGTTTGTAATGGGCTATGGTAAAAAAATTGAAATAAAAATATCTGGAGACCAGCATGTTTCTGTGCGAGACTTTGGAAGGGGCATTCCATTGGGTAAGTTAGTAGACTGTGTGGCTAAAATCAATACAGGGGGGAAATATGATAGCCAAGCTTTTCAAAAGTCCGTAGGGTTAAATGGGGTAGGTATAAAAGCGGTTAATGCGCTTTCCGCTTATTGTAAAGTGCAATCTTTTCGGGATGGGTGCACCAAATCAGCTACGTTTTCTGCTGGCGTATTGTTAGAGGAATCAGAGATCCTAGCTACCCATGAGCCCAATGGAACCCATATCATCTTTAAACCAGATGGCGCTATTTTTAAGCAATTTTCTTTTGTGCCCCAGTTTATAGAAGAGCAAATTGCGCACTACACTTTTTTAAATACAGGGCTTATTATACATCTAAACGGTAAAAAATACCATTCTCGGGGTGGACTTTTGGATTTATTACAAGCTAAAACGGCACCTGAAACCTATGCTTATCCGATCATTCATTTAAAAAAACAAGATATTGAGCTAGCGCTAACCCACCATCATACACTTTCTAATGAGGTCTATTATACTTTCGTTAATGGGCAATTTACCCCTCAGGGAGGCGCCCATTTAAATGCCTTAAAAGAAGCCATTGTAAAAACAATACGCGAATTTTATAAAAAAGAGTTTGATGCTTCGGATATCCGTAGCGGATTAATCGCTGCGCTTTCCATTAAGGTGCAAGAACCTATTTTTGAATCCCAAACCAAAACAAAACTTGGTTCCCAACAGATGGGTCCTGAGGGCCCTACCATTCGTAGTTTTATTATAACCTTTATCAAAAGCGAATTAGATAATTATCTACACAAAAATCCATCTATAGCGGAAATAGTACAAAGGCGTATTTTTCAGTCTGAACGTGAGCGTAAAGAAACAGCCGGTATTAAAAAGTTAGTCCATGAAAAAACCAAGAAGGCGAATTTACACAATAAAAAACTAAGGGACTGTCATATTCATTTTAATTCCAAACATCCCAATCGTCTAGATAGTACTATTTTTATTACAGAAGGTAATTCTGCTAGTGGTTCTATTACTAAATCCCGTAATGTGGACACACAAGCTGTATTTTCATTGCGGGGCAAACCACTCAACTGTTTTGGGCAGTCCAAAAAACTGGTCTATGAGAATGAAGAGTTTAATCTATTACAGCATGCTTTAAATATTGCCAATGGACCAGATGGATTGCGGTATAACCAGATCGTTATTGCTACAGATGCTGATGTAGATGGCATGCATATCCGGTTGCTTATATTAACCTATTTTTTGCAGTTTTTTCCAGAATTAGTCTATAGCGGTCATCTCTATATATTAGAGACTCCCCTTTTTAGGGTACGCAATAGAAAAACGACGCATTATTGTTACACCGAAGCGGAAAAAGAGCTAGCCATCCAGTCACTGGGCGCACAACCTGAAATTACCCGTTTTAAAGGGTTAGGGGAGATATCTCCTGATGAATTTGCCCATTTTATAGGCGTAGCCATTCGGTTGGTTCCTGTAACACCAGCTGCCCATGCGGGCTTAGGGGATTTACTATCCTTTTATATGGGTAAAAATACACCAGAACGGCGGAATTTTATTATGAATAACCTTAGAATAGAGGGCGACCCTACAACGGCGTCCATTTAA